In a genomic window of Erigeron canadensis isolate Cc75 chromosome 5, C_canadensis_v1, whole genome shotgun sequence:
- the LOC122598981 gene encoding L10-interacting MYB domain-containing protein-like translates to MESQVVNNNERTRTYWTPTMERYFVDLMLEHLQKGNRIGYTFNKQAWSDMLAVFNANFGSQYDKDVLKSRYTNLWKHFKDVNILIGQDGFSWDEARTMVVADDSVWDAYLKAHPDARLYKTKPVQNFSALCMIFGYTTADGRYSRSSHDMDVDDEVNGVSLGDGPGSTTPSTTEHSRTEWTLAMDQFFTELLLGQLKKGNKLDSNSSTTREVWTEMLNVFNEKFGPHHTKRVLRHRYKKLFKYYTDIKVLLKQDGFSWDLKEQKVVAKDDVWDAYIKAYSQARSYRAKSMPNFKDLESIFESAIFNGSRSNNLVEDVGAKTGSHRSRTHWTPPMDRYLIDLLLGQVNRGNRIGQTFVAQAWIDMVNSFNANFSSHHDKDVLKNRYKQLKKQYNDIHTLLGAKGFSWDDAREMVAAEDHVWDSYIEAHPDARSYRIKTVPSYHKLCVVYGQNSSEGQYSHLARTVSVSSTGESNTSSSSEAQDNWTSEMDECFIELMLEQHKGKIVHGFDDQVWTMITSSFNERCKVQYDNQALQDRYAYFMKQFNEVKFLINQNGFSWDDTCQMVVANDEEWEAMSKEHPYATLYKGTVLRHHTKLSVIFGGFSAKTLTTNSDTSVDMETDTIDKNLQILPKEPKTVNRKKRVKKSQLASVCRGKVQKNQSDDLKEAFTDMANVVSKLVSVETDKNYSGAIEKAVDALQAIPDIDDDLLLDGCDILEDEKKAQTFLALDVSLRKKWLLRKLRH, encoded by the exons ATGGAAAGTCAAGTTGTGAACAACAATGAGCGTACAAGAACTTATTGGACTCCGACAATGGAGCGCTACTTTGTAGACCTTATGTTGGAGCATCTGCAAAAAGGCAACAGGATAGGGTATACATTTAACAAACAAGCTTGGAGTGATATGCTTGCTGTATTTAATGCAAATTTTGGATCTCAATATGATAAGGATGTACTGAAAAGTCGTTATACAAATTTGTGGAAACATTTTAAGGATGTCAATATTTTGATTGGCCAAGATGGATTTTCTTGGGATGAAGCAAGAACTATGGTAGTTGCAGATGATTCTGTTTGGGATGCCTATCTCAAG GCTCATCCGGATGCAAGACTTTACAAGACGAAACCAGTGCAGAACTTCAGTGCCTTATGTATGATATTTGGGTATACAACTGCCGATGGACGATATAGTCGTTCTAGTCATGATATGGATGTTGATGATGAAGTCAATGGAGTGAGTTTAG GTGATGGACCAGGAAGCACAACACCTTCCACTACCGAGCATTCAAGGACGGAGTGGACATTAGCCATGGATCAGTTTTTCACCGAGTTGCTATTAGGTCAACTAAAAAAAGGCAATAAACTTGATAGTAATAGTTCAACTACCAGAGAAGTATGGACTGAGATGCTcaatgtatttaatgaaaagttTGGCCCCCACCATACGAAAAGGGTCTTAAGACATCGGTACAAGAAACTATTCAAGTATTATACTGACATAAAGGTTTTGCTCAAACAAGATGGTTTTTCGTGGGATCTGAAGGAGCAAAAGGTAGTTGCTAAGGATGATGTTTGGGATGCTTACATAAAG GCATACTCACAAGCACGATCATATAGAGCAAAATCTATGCCAAATTTTAAAGATTTGGAATCCATATTTGAAAGTGCTATCTTTAATGGATCTCGAAGTAATAATTTGGTGGAAGATGTAGGAGCTAAGACTG GCAGCCATCGTTCCAGAACACATTGGACCCCACCAATGGACCGTTATCTGATTGATCTATTGCTAGGCCAGGTGAATAGAGGAAACAGAATTGGGCAGACATTTGTGGCTCAGGCTTGGATTGACATGGTCAATTCATTCAATGCCAATTTTAGTTCCCACCATGACAAAGATGTCTTGAAGAATCGATACAAACAATTGAAGAAACAGTATAATGACATACATACCCTTTTGGGGGCAAAAGGATTTTCTTGGGATGATGCACGAGAGATGGTGGCAGCTGAGGATCATGTTTGGGATTCATACATTGAG GCCCACCCTGATGCAAGATCATACAGAATTAAAACTGTGCCGAGTTACCATAAGCTGTGTGTTGTTTATGGTCAAAATAGTTCCGAGGGACAATATAGTCATTTGGCACGCACTGTTTCTGTCTCAAGTACAG GTGAAAGTAACACTAGTTCATCTTCGGAAGCACAAGATAATTGGACATCTGAAATGGATGAATGCTTTATAGAACTAATGTTGGAGCAGCACAAAGGGAAGATTGTTCATGGTTTTGATGATCAGGTTTGGACGATGATTACGTCATCATTTAATGAAAGATGTAAAGTACAATATGACAACCAGGCTCTACAAGATCGATATGCATATTTCATGAAACAGTTCAACGAAGTCAAATTTCTTATTAATCAAAATGGCTTTTCTTGGGATGACACTTGCCAAATGGTTGTAGCTAATGATGAGGAATGGGAGGCTATGAGCAAG GAACACCCCTATGCAACTTTGTATAAGGGTACAGTCTTGAGACACCATACAAAACTCTCAGTTATTTTCGGAGGCTTCTCTGCAAAAACCTTAACGACAAATTCAGATACTTCGGTTGACATGGAGACAGACACAATTGATAAAAATCTTCAAATCTTGCCTAAAGAACCCAAGACAGTCAACAGGAAAAAGCGGGTAAAAAAGTCACAATTAGCTTCAGTATGTAGAGGCAAAGTGCAAAAAAACCAAAGTGATGATTTAAAAGAAGCTTTTACAGATATGGCAAATGTGGTTTCAAAGTTAGTAAGTGTAGAGACAGATAAAAATTATAGTGGTGCAATAGAAAAAGCTGTTGATGCACTTCAAGCGATACCAGACATAGATGATGATCTTTTGCTGGATGGTTGTGATATTCTTGAAGATGAGAAAAAAGCACAGACCTTTTTGGCATTGGATGTTTCATTACGAAAGAAGTGGTTGCTGAGAAAGCTTAGACACTAG